A single genomic interval of Chloracidobacterium validum harbors:
- a CDS encoding phosphatase PAP2 family protein, with amino-acid sequence MIRRQAAHQERQVCLVAGLTAVAFSALVVVHPQPLAWEIAFTRWVQQWTLLYLPLAAVSWPGNSVAIQGLGLVLICWLLARHGWRREARTLAWVGVGVFLLNLGLKALVGRPRPTAEVVTLYAAAHGWSFPSGHVMFYTAFYGGLVGFAGGKLSPGISRTVIMALGALLVGLVGWSRIFLGAHWLTDVIAGYGFGIVWLLLIGRPLWRPSLLETRPATASPDHSPSKP; translated from the coding sequence ATGATCAGACGCCAAGCGGCACACCAAGAGCGGCAGGTATGCCTTGTGGCCGGATTGACGGCCGTGGCGTTTTCAGCCTTGGTGGTTGTCCATCCGCAGCCACTGGCCTGGGAAATTGCCTTCACGCGCTGGGTTCAGCAGTGGACGCTGCTTTACCTACCGCTGGCAGCGGTGTCCTGGCCCGGCAATTCGGTCGCCATACAGGGGCTGGGGCTGGTACTGATTTGCTGGCTGCTGGCACGTCACGGGTGGCGGCGGGAGGCGCGGACGTTGGCCTGGGTAGGCGTTGGCGTCTTTCTGCTGAACCTGGGCCTCAAGGCACTGGTTGGGCGGCCACGTCCAACGGCGGAGGTCGTGACACTGTACGCGGCGGCCCATGGATGGAGCTTTCCATCCGGTCATGTGATGTTCTACACGGCGTTCTACGGTGGCTTGGTCGGCTTTGCCGGCGGTAAGCTGTCGCCGGGCATCAGCCGGACGGTTATCATGGCGCTGGGCGCGCTCCTGGTTGGCTTGGTTGGATGGTCGCGGATTTTCTTGGGCGCGCACTGGTTGACCGATGTCATAGCCGGCTACGGCTTCGGAATCGTCTGGCTGCTTCTCATTGGACGGCCGTTGTGGCGCCCGTCACTTTTGGAAACCAGACCTGCCACGGCAAGTCCTGACCACTCGCCGTCTAAACCGTAA
- a CDS encoding gamma carbonic anhydrase family protein produces the protein MAVLAFEQAFPKLEAGVYIAPSADVIGAVEVGRDASIWFNCTVRGDVNHIRIGAETNIQDNSVLHVTGGRFALHIGCRVLVGHRVIAHGCTIGDHCLIGMGAIVLDGAVVGEGSIVAAGAVVPEGMVVPDGSLVAGVPAKVKRPVTDAERQRIAEGVQHYIELKNMYLRATARHTAAPSHHAMP, from the coding sequence ATGGCAGTTCTAGCGTTTGAGCAGGCATTTCCAAAGCTGGAGGCTGGGGTTTATATCGCACCGTCGGCGGATGTCATCGGTGCGGTCGAGGTTGGCCGGGATGCCAGCATTTGGTTCAACTGCACCGTGCGCGGTGATGTCAACCACATTCGCATCGGCGCTGAAACAAACATTCAAGACAACAGTGTGCTTCACGTCACTGGCGGGCGGTTTGCGCTTCACATTGGTTGCCGCGTTCTCGTCGGGCACCGCGTCATCGCCCATGGCTGCACGATTGGCGACCACTGCCTCATCGGCATGGGGGCCATCGTCCTGGATGGCGCCGTGGTTGGCGAAGGCAGCATCGTGGCGGCCGGCGCAGTCGTTCCCGAAGGCATGGTGGTGCCGGACGGCTCACTCGTCGCGGGCGTGCCGGCCAAGGTGAAGCGTCCCGTCACCGACGCGGAGCGCCAGCGCATTGCCGAAGGCGTCCAGCACTACATCGAACTCAAGAACATGTACCTACGAGCCACGGCGCGGCACACCGCCGCGCCGAGTCATCACGCCATGCCATAG
- a CDS encoding ComF family protein produces the protein MFRHAGDIGWRMLEAGWDTAWLLLAPQRCRCCGDLVERYRDGVVCQSCWERWLTEQKQRPMICERCGRWADATVTVGMARRECEQCAPWVLTWARSAGAYTGALRVTLLALKRAPPLPVPLRRLLQQIWQHESLLHTSDLIVPIPLAQERQARRGYNQAELLAREVARAAQRPLVLGVVERVRETIPHRAGLDEQARRAGLKGAFCVARPRLVRNRRVLLVDDVLTSGATLDLAAQALLAAGALDVSALTAARTLRRARPVIR, from the coding sequence ATGTTTCGCCACGCAGGGGACATCGGCTGGCGCATGCTGGAAGCGGGGTGGGACACCGCCTGGCTTCTCCTGGCGCCGCAGCGGTGTCGGTGCTGCGGTGACTTGGTTGAACGGTACCGGGATGGTGTCGTTTGCCAATCCTGCTGGGAACGATGGCTCACCGAGCAAAAGCAGCGCCCGATGATTTGTGAGCGTTGTGGTCGGTGGGCAGACGCAACCGTGACGGTCGGCATGGCACGGCGCGAGTGCGAGCAGTGCGCGCCGTGGGTGCTGACTTGGGCGCGGTCCGCCGGCGCCTACACCGGCGCGCTGCGCGTGACGTTACTGGCTCTGAAACGTGCCCCGCCGTTGCCCGTGCCGCTCCGCCGGTTGCTTCAGCAGATTTGGCAGCATGAAAGCCTGCTGCATACGAGTGACCTGATTGTACCGATTCCCCTTGCGCAGGAACGGCAAGCGCGCCGTGGCTACAATCAGGCGGAGTTGCTGGCCCGTGAGGTTGCGCGCGCTGCCCAGCGGCCGCTGGTGCTCGGCGTGGTGGAGCGCGTCAGGGAGACCATCCCGCATCGCGCCGGACTCGATGAACAAGCACGTCGGGCTGGACTGAAAGGCGCGTTTTGCGTGGCGCGCCCACGCCTGGTTCGCAATCGGCGGGTCTTGTTGGTGGATGATGTGCTGACTTCAGGCGCTACGCTCGATCTGGCTGCCCAGGCCCTGCTTGCTGCCGGGGCGCTGGACGTCAGCGCGCTGACCGCTGCGCGCACGCTTCGGCGCGCGCGCCCAGTAATCCGATGA